The following proteins come from a genomic window of Nostoc sp. TCL26-01:
- a CDS encoding DUF3155 domain-containing protein → MARRRKRKSRRRQEGRRILEHVPQYSIESGEEKPVTAARKFIQAEGILPPALLLVKRNEHTTDRYFWAEKGLFGAQYVEENHFLFPSLRVLESPAGVEPVAVGSR, encoded by the coding sequence TTGGCAAGAAGACGGAAACGGAAAAGTCGTCGTCGCCAGGAAGGACGACGCATTCTAGAACACGTGCCTCAATATAGCATCGAAAGCGGCGAAGAGAAACCTGTGACAGCAGCCAGAAAATTTATTCAAGCTGAAGGGATCTTGCCACCAGCGTTGCTACTCGTAAAGCGAAACGAACACACTACAGACCGTTACTTTTGGGCAGAGAAAGGACTATTTGGCGCTCAATACGTTGAAGAAAATCATTTCTTGTTCCCCAGCCTGCGAGTACTGGAATCTCCCGCAGGTGTAGAACCAGTGGCAGTAGGTAGTCGCTGA
- a CDS encoding GAF domain-containing sensor histidine kinase gives MLMSASSDFVALCREQIALLTQGLGASLSVVYLTQELVESPTGEAKLIPVAVYPETALISPEGEMVEITARQQLMLLPQQPGSLLTPSPVTNSADDQKPSPPEYLLDGHQIVLPLVHEGMMMGLLVTSRDDRPWNEQEQGQIHKVGQTLAIACILDQRRAWLQHQLHQQQILQEQQRDLLDNLLHQFRNPLTALRTFGKLLIKRLRPGDPNRTVGENIVRESDRLKELLQKFDQVIDWTEADLATIALPENEVFVEATVQKETKPALLLPGTGEQVTDCSIADLLTPLLISAKAIAQERNIKLKAVIPQNLPLVRVNTKALQEVLSNIIDNALKYTPPGGKIYLQAGQEKPNFQGIAISDSGPGIPPEDIAHLGERHYRGVQAQTEIPGTGLGLAIAKQLIEQMQGEIAVFSPAINSQSASTHAPGTTFIIWLPISY, from the coding sequence ATGTTAATGTCTGCTAGTTCGGATTTTGTGGCTCTATGTCGAGAGCAAATAGCACTACTGACTCAAGGGCTAGGAGCCTCTTTAAGCGTCGTTTATTTAACTCAAGAATTGGTGGAGTCGCCTACAGGGGAGGCTAAACTGATTCCTGTAGCAGTTTACCCAGAGACAGCACTCATATCACCAGAAGGGGAGATGGTTGAGATAACAGCACGCCAACAATTAATGCTGCTACCTCAACAGCCGGGAAGTTTATTGACACCATCACCAGTCACAAATTCAGCAGATGATCAGAAACCATCTCCTCCAGAGTATTTGCTGGATGGACACCAAATTGTTTTACCTTTAGTCCATGAGGGGATGATGATGGGATTATTGGTGACGAGTAGAGACGATCGCCCGTGGAATGAACAGGAGCAAGGACAAATTCACAAGGTAGGGCAAACATTGGCGATCGCCTGTATCTTAGATCAACGTCGGGCATGGTTACAACACCAACTACATCAGCAGCAAATACTCCAAGAACAACAGCGAGATTTATTAGATAATTTACTGCACCAGTTCCGTAACCCGTTAACAGCATTGCGGACTTTTGGTAAACTCCTAATCAAACGACTACGTCCAGGCGATCCCAATCGGACTGTGGGAGAAAATATCGTCAGAGAAAGCGATCGCCTCAAAGAACTGCTGCAAAAGTTTGATCAAGTGATTGACTGGACAGAAGCAGATTTAGCCACAATTGCTTTACCAGAAAACGAAGTGTTTGTAGAAGCAACTGTGCAAAAAGAAACTAAACCAGCCTTATTATTACCAGGCACAGGAGAGCAAGTTACTGATTGCTCAATTGCTGATTTATTAACACCATTGTTAATATCAGCCAAAGCGATCGCCCAAGAAAGAAATATTAAATTAAAAGCAGTAATTCCCCAAAATTTACCGTTAGTTAGGGTCAATACTAAAGCCTTACAAGAAGTATTAAGCAATATCATCGATAATGCCTTAAAATACACTCCTCCAGGTGGGAAAATTTATCTTCAAGCAGGGCAAGAAAAACCGAATTTTCAAGGAATTGCTATTAGTGATTCTGGCCCAGGCATTCCCCCAGAAGACATAGCGCACCTTGGAGAAAGACATTACCGGGGTGTACAAGCGCAAACAGAAATTCCTGGCACAGGTTTAGGGCTAGCGATCGCTAAACAATTAATTGAGCAGATGCAAGGCGAAATAGCAGTTTTCAGCCCAGCAATTAACTCTCAGTCCGCTTCAACCCATGCACCAGGGACGACATTTATTATCTGGTTGCCAATTAGTTATTAG
- the rfbA gene encoding glucose-1-phosphate thymidylyltransferase RfbA → MKGIILAGGAGTRLYPITNVVCKQLMPIYDKPMIYYPLSVLMLAGIQEILIISTPHDLPLLQQLLKDGSQWGLKFSYIEQLQPEGVAQAFILGQDFIADEPVCLILGDNIFYGNGLIEVLIQATTLKTGGLVFGYQVKDPQNYGVIEFDINGKVIGIEEKPKYPKSKYVIPGIYFYDSQVVKIASALQPSARNELEITDINLVYLKQGKLQVVVLGRGYAWLDAGTHESLHQASNFIQTLEERQGLKIACIEEIAYNQGYIDSAQLRELIAPMAKSSYGHYLMAILADDYFFGKKFSVDISLHNADFLWNKINSARDESPL, encoded by the coding sequence ATGAAAGGGATTATTTTAGCTGGTGGTGCTGGTACACGTCTTTATCCTATAACTAATGTTGTTTGTAAACAACTGATGCCAATTTATGACAAGCCGATGATTTATTATCCCTTGTCTGTGTTGATGTTGGCGGGTATTCAAGAGATTTTAATTATTTCTACACCTCATGATCTACCATTGTTACAACAACTTTTAAAAGATGGTAGTCAGTGGGGATTAAAGTTTAGTTATATTGAACAACTGCAACCAGAGGGTGTGGCCCAAGCTTTTATTTTAGGTCAAGATTTCATTGCTGATGAGCCAGTATGTTTAATTTTGGGAGATAATATTTTTTATGGTAATGGCTTAATCGAAGTATTAATCCAAGCAACAACTCTCAAGACAGGTGGTTTAGTCTTTGGCTATCAGGTGAAAGACCCTCAAAATTACGGGGTGATTGAATTTGATATTAATGGGAAAGTAATTGGTATCGAAGAAAAGCCTAAATATCCTAAATCAAAATATGTGATTCCGGGTATCTATTTTTATGATTCTCAGGTGGTAAAAATTGCCTCTGCTCTGCAACCTTCAGCCCGGAATGAGTTAGAAATTACTGATATAAATCTCGTTTATTTAAAACAAGGTAAATTACAAGTAGTAGTTTTGGGAAGAGGATATGCTTGGTTAGATGCTGGGACTCATGAGTCTCTACATCAAGCCAGTAATTTTATTCAAACTCTGGAAGAAAGGCAAGGGTTAAAGATAGCTTGTATTGAGGAGATTGCTTACAATCAAGGATATATTGACTCAGCACAATTGCGAGAATTAATTGCACCTATGGCTAAGAGTAGTTATGGTCATTATTTGATGGCTATTTTAGCAGATGACTACTTTTTTGGGAAAAAATTCTCTGTTGATATATCACTGCACAATGCTGACTTTTTATGGAACAAGATAAATTCAGCCAGAGATGAAAGTCCGTTATGA
- a CDS encoding ABC transporter ATP-binding protein produces the protein MVPQSELQENSAMQAIPRLLGSLRNYGLISLGALGSLLLLTIANALTPQLFRWGIDQGIVKQDLQIVMYSAAWMVVAAIARGVFNFGQSYLAESASQGVAYDLRNKIFSQIQNLSFSYHDQSQTSQLLTRVTNDIEQIRTFIGTSLIQVISSVVTLLSIAVILLVMNWQLALITLTVVPITAWLMTRFVIGNERLFGQVQEQLGDLNAVLQENLIGIRVVKAFVRESAERGRYTRLNDGLVTANMKTIRAIRNTFPFIFLLSNLVTLAVFAYGGARVIGGKFSIGELVAFNSYLVLILQPILLIGFAAPVIVQAVASAHRVYEVVDAAVEIRDRADAVPFETCGGRITFENVSFRYPGSTTEALKNVSFETKPKELIAVLGMTGSGKSTIMNLIPRFYDVTQGAIRIDGRDVRDFTLKSLRAHIGIVFQETTLFSGTIRENIAYAKPNAPLEQVIEVAKTAQIHDFITSLADGYETIVGERGVGLSGGQKQRLAIARTLLTDYSILILDDSTSAVDAKTATEIQAALDEMMRQKACVTFVVAQRISTVKNADRIFLIDKGRLVAQGTHEELMQTSPLYGVILESQMQPKEQK, from the coding sequence GTGGTTCCACAATCAGAACTTCAGGAAAATTCGGCAATGCAAGCAATCCCGCGTTTACTAGGGAGTTTGCGAAATTACGGATTGATTTCACTAGGGGCTTTAGGTAGCCTGTTGTTGTTGACTATAGCTAATGCTTTGACTCCGCAACTATTTCGTTGGGGAATAGATCAAGGTATTGTCAAGCAAGATTTACAAATTGTCATGTATAGTGCTGCCTGGATGGTAGTTGCAGCGATCGCCCGTGGTGTGTTTAACTTTGGTCAGAGTTATCTAGCCGAATCAGCATCTCAAGGCGTTGCTTATGACCTACGCAACAAGATTTTTAGCCAGATTCAAAATCTCAGTTTTAGCTATCATGATCAATCACAAACTTCCCAACTGTTAACCCGTGTCACCAATGATATTGAGCAGATTCGTACCTTTATTGGTACTAGTTTGATTCAAGTCATTAGTTCGGTGGTGACATTGCTGAGTATTGCCGTGATTTTGCTAGTGATGAATTGGCAACTGGCTCTGATTACCCTCACAGTTGTACCGATTACAGCCTGGTTAATGACAAGGTTTGTGATTGGTAATGAGCGCCTGTTTGGACAAGTACAAGAGCAATTAGGTGACTTGAATGCGGTATTACAAGAAAATCTGATTGGCATCAGAGTAGTCAAAGCCTTTGTGCGAGAATCAGCAGAAAGAGGGCGTTATACAAGACTTAATGATGGGTTAGTCACGGCTAACATGAAGACAATTCGTGCCATCCGTAATACCTTCCCATTCATCTTTTTATTGAGTAATTTGGTGACGCTAGCAGTATTTGCCTATGGTGGGGCGCGGGTAATTGGTGGTAAGTTTTCCATTGGTGAACTGGTAGCTTTTAACTCCTACTTGGTGTTGATACTCCAACCAATTTTGCTGATAGGCTTTGCTGCACCTGTGATTGTGCAAGCTGTGGCCTCGGCTCACAGAGTATACGAAGTGGTAGATGCGGCGGTGGAGATTCGCGATCGCGCCGATGCTGTACCATTTGAAACGTGTGGTGGTAGAATCACCTTTGAGAATGTCAGCTTTCGCTATCCTGGCTCGACAACCGAAGCACTAAAGAATGTTTCCTTTGAAACTAAACCTAAAGAATTGATTGCCGTTTTAGGGATGACGGGTTCTGGTAAAAGCACAATTATGAACCTGATTCCCCGTTTTTATGATGTCACCCAGGGGGCAATTCGCATTGATGGGCGAGATGTGCGAGACTTTACCCTCAAAAGTCTCAGAGCGCACATTGGGATTGTATTTCAAGAAACGACACTATTTTCTGGCACTATTCGGGAGAATATTGCCTATGCCAAACCCAATGCACCACTAGAGCAGGTGATAGAAGTGGCAAAAACTGCCCAGATTCATGATTTTATTACCAGTCTCGCTGATGGCTACGAAACGATTGTCGGTGAACGGGGTGTGGGTTTATCTGGTGGACAAAAGCAACGGCTAGCGATCGCTCGGACTTTGCTCACCGATTATAGTATTCTGATTTTGGATGACAGTACCTCGGCGGTGGATGCCAAAACTGCTACCGAAATTCAAGCCGCATTGGATGAGATGATGCGGCAAAAAGCTTGTGTCACCTTTGTGGTGGCTCAACGTATTAGTACCGTCAAGAATGCTGATCGGATTTTTCTGATAGATAAAGGACGATTGGTAGCTCAAGGGACTCATGAAGAATTAATGCAAACCAGCCCACTCTACGGTGTGATTTTAGAATCTCAAATGCAGCCAAAGGAGCAAAAATGA
- a CDS encoding DNA double-strand break repair nuclease NurA, translating into MLDLTKLARQMQGLSQHLSQEAVASRQRLELAQQHFKNAADCQQDLIERQEKWRDRILFTNATPLEPLNTCIDIPTPPKVHTVIATDGSQIAPSHHEIAYCYLLNIGRVVLHYGQNRYPILDSLPEVFYRPEDLYLSRQWGIRTEEWMSFRRTASEATVLAELACGVHENQFKIQSDARGLANAALTKFKMEEGDEGTEGHENNDHSFPPSPHHPISPSSPPPTLAMVDGSLIYWFLEQLPHDARDRILPPILEAWQQMRDAQIPLMGYVSASRNTEGVNFLRLMACPHPVPDCASYCPNQLEKVPCKVFEPLRDTALWITQLKPGQRSPLWRSNARILELYQDQTIYFCYVHVGTEIARIEVPAWVAHNTAMFDQALGLMLAQVQKGYGYPVAIAEAHNQAVVKGGDKARFFALLEKQMIKAGLKNIGTSYKEARKRGSIA; encoded by the coding sequence ATGCTTGACCTGACAAAATTAGCAAGGCAAATGCAGGGTTTAAGTCAGCATCTTTCTCAGGAAGCTGTTGCGAGTCGTCAGCGTCTAGAATTGGCGCAACAGCATTTTAAAAATGCTGCTGATTGTCAACAAGATTTAATTGAACGTCAGGAAAAGTGGCGCGATCGCATTCTCTTTACCAATGCTACCCCCCTTGAGCCACTCAACACTTGCATCGATATTCCCACACCTCCCAAGGTGCATACTGTCATCGCCACCGATGGTTCACAAATCGCTCCCAGTCATCACGAAATCGCTTACTGCTATCTTTTGAATATCGGTAGAGTCGTTCTCCACTACGGACAAAACCGTTACCCCATACTCGATAGTCTCCCAGAGGTGTTTTACCGTCCAGAAGATTTATATCTATCTCGCCAGTGGGGAATTAGAACTGAGGAATGGATGAGTTTTCGCCGCACCGCTAGTGAAGCGACAGTGTTAGCAGAACTGGCTTGTGGTGTACATGAGAATCAATTCAAAATTCAAAGTGACGCTCGCGGACTCGCTAACGCTGCGCTAACAAAATTCAAAATGGAAGAAGGGGATGAGGGGACAGAGGGACACGAAAATAATGATCACTCTTTCCCCCCATCCCCCCATCACCCCATCTCCCCATCCTCACCCCCCCCTACCCTAGCAATGGTAGATGGTTCATTAATCTATTGGTTTTTAGAACAGTTACCTCATGATGCACGCGATCGCATCTTACCCCCAATCTTGGAGGCATGGCAGCAGATGCGCGATGCCCAAATTCCTCTAATGGGCTATGTTAGCGCCTCGCGCAACACCGAAGGGGTAAATTTTTTGCGGTTGATGGCTTGTCCTCATCCAGTACCAGATTGTGCCAGTTATTGCCCAAATCAATTAGAGAAAGTCCCCTGCAAAGTGTTTGAACCGTTGCGAGACACTGCATTATGGATAACTCAACTTAAACCTGGACAACGCAGCCCTTTATGGCGCAGTAATGCTCGAATTTTAGAACTTTATCAAGACCAAACTATATATTTTTGCTATGTCCACGTCGGTACAGAAATTGCCCGGATCGAAGTTCCAGCTTGGGTAGCGCACAATACAGCTATGTTTGACCAAGCGTTAGGACTGATGTTAGCACAGGTACAGAAAGGATATGGTTATCCAGTAGCGATCGCTGAAGCCCATAATCAAGCTGTAGTCAAAGGCGGCGATAAAGCCCGTTTCTTTGCACTGTTAGAAAAACAAATGATTAAAGCCGGTTTAAAAAATATCGGAACTTCCTACAAAGAAGCCAGAAAGCGCGGCAGTATTGCCTAA
- the rfbB gene encoding dTDP-glucose 4,6-dehydratase: MSTILVTGGAGFIGANFILLARKLQWANIVNLDKLTYASNLENLAELKGDKNYRFVQGDISNLELVNYLLQEYQPNAIINFAAESHVDRSIFSPQDFMQTNVAGTCQLLAASRFYWQKLPLEQQKQFRFLQISTDEVYGSLQLEEPAFTEDNPYAPNSPYAASKAAADHFVRAYHHTYGLPTLTTNCSNNYGPLQFPEKLIPLIILNALAGKSLPIYGDGQNIRDWLYVIDHCAAIYLILQQGKIGETYNIGGLNEQTNLSVVEKICYMLDELVPQLNFSYSALITFVPDRPGHDRRYAIDCSKIMTELGWKPQESFDSGLRKTVEWYLHNPLWVSQVHSEAYQKWLKQNYENRGIV, from the coding sequence ATGTCAACGATATTAGTCACTGGAGGAGCAGGATTTATTGGTGCTAATTTTATTCTTTTGGCAAGAAAATTACAATGGGCAAATATAGTTAATTTAGACAAACTAACTTATGCGAGCAACCTAGAAAATTTAGCAGAACTTAAAGGTGACAAAAACTATCGTTTTGTACAAGGAGATATTAGTAATTTAGAGTTAGTCAATTATCTTTTACAAGAATATCAACCAAATGCTATTATCAATTTTGCGGCTGAATCTCATGTGGATCGTTCAATTTTCAGTCCACAAGATTTTATGCAAACTAACGTAGCAGGGACTTGTCAGTTATTAGCAGCAAGTAGATTTTACTGGCAAAAACTACCGTTAGAACAACAAAAGCAGTTTCGCTTTTTGCAAATATCTACAGATGAGGTGTATGGCTCACTGCAACTAGAAGAACCAGCATTTACAGAAGATAATCCTTATGCACCTAATAGCCCTTATGCCGCTTCTAAGGCAGCAGCCGATCACTTTGTTAGAGCTTATCATCATACTTATGGATTGCCAACTTTAACTACAAATTGCTCAAACAATTACGGGCCTCTCCAGTTTCCGGAAAAACTGATTCCTTTAATTATTCTCAATGCTTTAGCTGGTAAATCTCTACCGATATATGGAGATGGTCAAAATATTCGAGATTGGTTATATGTTATTGACCACTGTGCAGCAATTTATCTGATTTTACAACAAGGAAAAATTGGGGAGACTTATAATATTGGTGGGCTTAATGAACAAACTAATTTAAGCGTTGTCGAAAAAATTTGTTATATGCTTGATGAATTAGTTCCCCAACTTAATTTTTCTTACTCTGCTTTAATTACCTTTGTTCCAGATCGCCCTGGTCATGACCGCAGGTATGCTATTGACTGTAGTAAAATTATGACTGAATTAGGGTGGAAACCACAAGAAAGCTTTGATAGTGGTCTAAGAAAAACGGTGGAATGGTATTTGCATAACCCACTTTGGGTAAGTCAAGTCCATTCAGAAGCTTACCAAAAATGGCTAAAACAAAACTATGAAAATAGAGGTATAGTCTAG
- a CDS encoding Uma2 family endonuclease, whose translation MQTVITRERVELPPGTVVRMLGSWQDYQQLSQQLEDRCTPRIKYRPGEILLMAPLPEHGRDASLLADIAKVLLDHLEQRYDSFTPITMSLPQVSGIEPDFCFYIENWQSVVGKSRIDWLNDPPPDLVIEIDVTSYTSIDDYLPYKVPEVWLLKNKQLLVYRLQGENYVITESSYCPNVREIVQQCLQIANEQTTSEAIRWLRNLLRNSIV comes from the coding sequence ATGCAAACTGTAATTACACGTGAAAGAGTCGAGTTGCCACCTGGCACAGTTGTGCGGATGTTGGGATCATGGCAAGATTATCAACAACTAAGTCAGCAACTGGAAGATCGCTGCACCCCTCGCATTAAATATAGACCTGGAGAGATTTTATTAATGGCCCCGCTACCGGAGCATGGAAGAGATGCCAGCCTGCTAGCAGATATTGCTAAGGTGTTGTTGGATCATTTAGAGCAAAGATACGATTCATTTACGCCTATTACCATGAGCTTGCCTCAAGTTAGCGGCATTGAGCCTGACTTTTGCTTTTATATTGAAAATTGGCAGTCGGTAGTTGGTAAAAGCCGTATCGACTGGCTCAATGACCCTCCACCAGATTTAGTCATTGAAATAGATGTTACTAGCTATACTAGTATTGATGACTATCTCCCTTATAAAGTGCCAGAAGTTTGGCTGTTAAAGAATAAGCAGCTATTAGTTTATCGGTTGCAGGGTGAAAATTATGTAATTACAGAAAGCAGCTACTGCCCTAACGTCAGAGAAATAGTGCAGCAATGCCTGCAAATCGCTAATGAGCAAACAACAAGTGAGGCGATTCGGTGGTTAAGGAACCTTTTGCGTAATAGCATTGTTTAA
- a CDS encoding conjugal transfer protein TrbI, translating into MTLLHQWKSGAAALMAITITTGTIAPMVAFAPAANAQYRIGQNRRVAIPSGVTFPVKYEKDKVIVSRGETLSLTLKIANNIIDNNRNVLIPAGTEVVGQLEPVYFNGDFSRDRDDKENVRGVRFVARELVFPSGNRLSVNANSQTVTRIEKISKNDSSKILTDAAIGAGAATAISLITGNRRIEILEPLGGAAAGALASVLLRKKEAEVFVIRPEQDLRLALASNLTVDVYR; encoded by the coding sequence ATGACTCTCTTGCATCAATGGAAATCTGGAGCTGCTGCACTGATGGCAATCACAATTACCACAGGTACTATTGCTCCTATGGTTGCTTTTGCTCCGGCTGCTAATGCCCAATATCGCATTGGACAAAATAGAAGAGTTGCTATTCCCTCAGGTGTGACTTTTCCGGTTAAATATGAGAAAGATAAAGTAATAGTTAGCCGTGGAGAAACTTTGTCTCTCACCTTAAAAATCGCTAACAATATTATTGATAACAATCGGAATGTTTTGATTCCTGCTGGTACTGAAGTTGTGGGACAACTGGAACCTGTCTATTTCAATGGTGACTTCTCTAGAGACAGAGATGATAAAGAAAATGTCAGAGGAGTCCGGTTTGTAGCTAGAGAATTAGTATTTCCTTCTGGTAATCGGCTGAGTGTCAATGCTAATTCTCAAACTGTGACTAGAATTGAAAAAATTAGTAAAAATGATTCTAGTAAAATATTAACCGATGCTGCCATTGGTGCAGGTGCTGCTACAGCAATTTCGTTGATTACAGGTAACCGGAGAATTGAAATTTTAGAACCTCTCGGTGGTGCGGCGGCTGGTGCTTTAGCCAGTGTATTACTACGGAAAAAAGAAGCTGAAGTTTTTGTAATTAGACCAGAGCAAGATTTGCGTCTAGCATTAGCTTCTAACTTAACTGTAGACGTTTATCGCTAA
- a CDS encoding S-layer homology domain-containing protein has translation MLNVNRWQSSTAAIMALSVTAGTVAPFLVASPSFAQTTFSDVSANYWAAQFIQELSQRGIIAGFPDGSFRPEEAVTRAQFAAMVNKAFQKAPERQGINFVDVPGNYWASSAIQQAYTIGFLSGYPGNRFEPNQAIPRQQVLVSLANGLEYTASSNVEGTLQYFNDAVNIASYARSPIAAATEKKIVVNYPNVKFLNPTATATRAQVAAFIYQALVSSNQAAVINSPYIVATQPTTPTTPTAVTIPQGTVIPVKYDKAEKILVTKDETAPLTLTVEQNVVTQEGVVVIPAGSQVIGQLKPAKGGSQFVAEKLVLTNGQEYQVNATSEVISKTETVKKGTSTGAILKNTVLGAGAAAAVSAVTGDRAIATEEVLGGAAIGGLIGLFFGRNSVDLIAIAPNTDLQMTINQNLLVSLR, from the coding sequence ATGTTGAATGTAAATCGTTGGCAATCTAGCACAGCTGCAATTATGGCTTTGAGTGTCACAGCCGGAACTGTAGCACCTTTTTTAGTAGCTTCTCCCTCTTTTGCTCAAACTACTTTTTCTGATGTTTCTGCTAACTATTGGGCAGCTCAGTTTATTCAAGAATTATCACAGCGAGGTATCATTGCTGGTTTTCCTGATGGTTCATTCCGCCCTGAAGAAGCTGTAACTCGCGCCCAATTTGCAGCTATGGTAAATAAAGCTTTCCAAAAAGCACCAGAACGGCAAGGTATTAATTTTGTAGACGTACCCGGCAATTATTGGGCATCAAGCGCCATTCAGCAAGCCTATACGATTGGTTTCCTCTCAGGATATCCCGGCAACCGCTTTGAGCCTAACCAAGCCATTCCTCGGCAACAAGTTTTGGTTTCCTTAGCCAACGGCTTAGAATATACCGCTAGCAGTAACGTTGAAGGTACTCTGCAATACTTTAACGACGCTGTGAACATTGCTAGTTACGCCCGTAGCCCCATAGCCGCAGCCACTGAGAAGAAAATAGTGGTCAACTATCCCAATGTTAAGTTTTTAAACCCCACCGCCACCGCTACAAGGGCGCAGGTAGCAGCCTTTATCTATCAAGCCCTAGTGAGTTCTAATCAAGCTGCGGTGATTAATTCACCCTACATCGTCGCTACTCAACCCACTACACCAACCACACCCACAGCTGTCACCATCCCCCAAGGGACAGTTATCCCGGTGAAATACGACAAAGCTGAGAAAATCTTAGTCACTAAAGATGAAACAGCACCTTTGACACTGACAGTAGAGCAAAATGTAGTCACTCAAGAAGGTGTTGTGGTGATTCCGGCTGGTAGTCAAGTGATTGGGCAACTCAAACCAGCCAAAGGTGGTTCTCAATTTGTAGCGGAGAAACTAGTTTTAACTAACGGTCAAGAGTATCAAGTTAACGCCACTTCCGAAGTCATCAGCAAAACAGAAACCGTCAAAAAAGGTACAAGCACTGGGGCAATTCTCAAGAACACAGTCTTGGGTGCTGGTGCGGCGGCGGCAGTATCTGCTGTTACAGGCGATCGCGCTATTGCTACAGAAGAAGTCTTAGGTGGTGCGGCAATTGGCGGATTAATTGGTTTATTCTTTGGCAGAAATAGTGTTGACTTAATTGCGATCGCACCAAATACTGATTTACAAATGACAATTAATCAAAATCTCTTAGTTTCTTTGAGATAG
- a CDS encoding HAD family hydrolase, translated as MTASNPTILALDFDGVICDGLIEYFEVAWRTYCQIWSPANNTPTDDLALRFYRLRPVIETGWEMPVLIKALIDGIADDQILGEWTKITPKILLEDKLQAKEISTKLDSLRDEWITKDLDGWLSLHRFYPGVVEKLKITVASDVKLYIVTTKESRFVQQLLQQEGIELPPEKIFGKEVKHPKYEILRELINSADTKPVSLWFVEDRLKTLQLVQQQPDLEDVQLFLGDWGYNTQTERKTAQNDPRIQLLSLSQFTKDFSGWL; from the coding sequence ATGACCGCTAGTAATCCGACAATTTTAGCTCTAGACTTTGATGGAGTCATTTGCGACGGACTAATTGAATATTTCGAGGTGGCTTGGCGTACCTATTGTCAAATTTGGTCACCAGCTAACAACACACCAACAGATGATTTAGCCTTAAGATTCTATCGCCTCAGACCTGTTATTGAAACAGGTTGGGAAATGCCTGTGTTAATCAAAGCGCTCATAGATGGAATTGCTGATGATCAGATTCTTGGGGAATGGACAAAGATTACTCCCAAGATATTATTAGAGGACAAACTACAAGCCAAAGAAATTTCTACAAAATTAGATAGTTTGCGAGATGAATGGATTACAAAAGACTTAGATGGTTGGCTAAGTTTGCATAGATTTTATCCAGGTGTAGTAGAAAAATTGAAAATAACTGTTGCTAGTGATGTCAAATTATATATTGTCACGACTAAAGAAAGTCGTTTTGTCCAGCAATTATTGCAACAAGAAGGCATAGAATTACCACCAGAAAAAATCTTCGGCAAAGAAGTCAAGCATCCTAAATATGAAATTCTCCGCGAATTGATCAACTCAGCAGATACCAAACCAGTTAGTTTATGGTTTGTGGAAGACAGACTCAAAACATTACAGTTAGTGCAACAGCAACCAGACCTAGAAGATGTGCAGCTTTTCTTAGGAGACTGGGGCTATAATACCCAAACAGAAAGAAAAACTGCCCAAAACGATCCGCGCATTCAGTTATTATCTCTTTCTCAGTTCACTAAAGATTTTTCTGGATGGCTTTGA